tgaaggatctgactGATACCGTCGCAACATAAACACATGGAAAACATTATGGATTTTATCAAGCTCTAGTGGTAATGCTAATCGATACACAATAGGTCTGgttctttcaataatctcatatggTCCAATGAATCGTGGGCTCAGTTTTCTTTTAGGGCCAAActgaagaactttcttccaaggaaaaaccttcaaaaatactttatcaccaacTTGAAGTTTTATCTCTTTTCATTTAAGATCAACATAAGACTTTTGACGGTCAGAggctgctttcaaactatcccGAATTACCTTtaccttttcttcagtttctcgaATTAAATCAACtccgtgtatctttttctcactaaactcagtccaatacaacgAAGTTGTATATTTGCGACCATACAAAGGCttatacggtgccattttaatgttggactgataactattattgtatGCAAAATCAAATAAAGGCAAATActtttcccaattaccttcgaattctaaaacacaacactGGAGCATATCCTCTAAAATTTGTATTACACGTTCAGATTGGTAATtagtctgaggatgaaatgcaataCGAAAATGTAGTTgtgtacccaaagcttcttgcaaCTTGTTCTAGAATCGGGATATAAATCATGGATCTCTGTCTGAAATAATAAAGACCGACACTCTATgcaatctgacaatctcagaaacatataactcTGCTAATCCGACCAGGGAGAAATCCATACGTACTAGAATAAAGTGTGTAGACTTTGTCAAACGATCAacgattacccaaatagcatctttctttttcagggATAAGGGTAATTCATACACAAAGTCCATAgtaattctttcccatttccattccggtatcGTAACTGGTTGTAATAATCCTGAAGGCACCTGATGTTCAGATTTAACTTGCTAACGTATCAAACATTTAGatacaaattcagaaatatcCCGTTTCATTCCTGGCGACTagtacatctttttcaaatcattatacattttgttACTCCCCAGATAAATAGACATAGTACCACTATGAGATTCGTTTAAAATCTTCTGTACAACCTTtgaattcttcggtacacatattCTGCCTCTGAATAACAGACAATCATCAGACCCaatctaaaattcaaaatcagaaATTAGCTCACATTGTACCCGTTTAGCTTGTAATTTTTCGTCATTTttttgagcttcacaaatctgctGTAGAAATGTCgatttagcttttaactcagttatgattgaaccatcatcagataacaAAAGTCGAGTATTCATTGCTCACAAAGCAAACAGAGACTTTCTGCTCAAAGCATCTACAACCACATTTGCTTTTCCTGGATGATAGTCGATAaccagatcataatctttcaataattcaagtCACCTGTGCTGTCTCAAATTTAAATCCTTTTGtgacataaaatattttaaattcttgtgATCAGTGAATATATAACACCTTTCACCAAATAGATAATGccgccaaattttcaatgcaaacacaattgctgccaattctaaatcatgtatcgggtaattcttttcatgtggttttAGCTATCTAGAAGCATacgctattactttaccttcttgcatcaagacacaacctaaaccttcaatgatgcatcactataaatcacaaatttcttacccgattcaggctaaACTAACACTGGTGCTTCAATCAACAAGGTTTTCAATCTATCAAAACTCTGCTAACATTTATCAGTCCATTCAGACTTCACATCTCTCTGTAACAATCATGTTATCGGAGAGGCTATCATTGAAAATTCTTTTACAAACCTCCGATAATATCCAGCTATtcctagaaaacttctaacttcagacaCATTTTTCGGTGGTTTCTAGTTAACtattgctgaaattttattcgAGTCCACTCTGATGCTTTTAGCAGATACTATATGTCCAAGAAAACCAACTtcccgaagccaaaattcacatttactgaatttggCATAAACTATTTCTCGAGCAGAGTTTGCAGCACAATTCTCAAATGGTCAGcatgttcattttcatctcgGGAATATACCtggatatcatcaataaataccaccacaaatCTATTTAAATACGGTCTGAAAATTCTTTTCATTAGATCCATAAATACCATAGGTGCATTTGTCAAACCAAGCGGCATCACAAGAAAATCATGGTGCCTATACCTTGTTTTGAAGGTTGTCTTTGGTATATTTGAGTCTAACTGATAGTAgccagaacgaagatcaatctttgaaaatacagtggcacctttcaactgaaAAAATAGGTCATCAATATGAGGAAAaggatatttgttctttattacGACTTTATTGAGCTGCCAGTAATCAATATATAATCTCAATGatccatatttctttttaacaaatagaaccgGTGCACCCTAAGGTGAAAAACTAGGTTGAACAAATCCTCTATCAATTAATTCTTGCAATTGtgatttcaactcttttaactctgTAGGGGTCATTCTGTAAGGTGCTATAGATATAGAAGTTGTCCCCAGAAtaagatctatagaaaattctaCCTCTCTGACTGGCGGTAATCCAGGTAATTCCTTTAGAAATACATCAGAGTGCTCACATACTACTGGCACTAACTTAATATTTAACTCAGAtactttagtatccaacacatatgCAAGATAGgcatcatacccttttctgaTATATTTTTGTGCTGGCACGGCTGATATCACGTTAGACAACCCATCCAGTTTATCAGATTCAATACGGAGCAATTCACCATTCTAACATTTTACTACAATATGCTTAAGTTTACAATTTACCATTACATCATGCTGAGTTAgccagtccatacccagaattacatcaaattcatcaaatagaAACAATATCAAATCAGTCGAGAAACAATAACCATGTACCATTAAcagacaatttttacaaattttatctacCATCACAAACTGGCCTAGGGGGTTTAaaactttaaccacaaatttagtGGATTTAACAGATAGATTTTTAATAAAGGTTAATTTCGTACAAATGTATGAATGTGTTGAAccagggtcaatcaaagcagtaatatcagtatcaagaagagaaaaagtatCAGTAATGATGTCTGGTGCAGAATCATTCTCTCTTGCACGAATAGCATATGACCTTGCTGGTGCTTGTGCTTCAAATTTAGCAATTGAACCTTTTTTTGTACCTCAGCTACCATTGGCAATGCTAAGgttacgaggtggtctacctctcgaGGCAGGGTTGCTCGGCCTTGAAGTCTAAATAGTATCTTTTTCAGTTATTTCTGGGCAATCTTTGAGATAATGGTCAAGagaaccacatctaaaacagACTCTGCTTCTCATGTGGTACtcactaaaatgaaatttattacaatttttgcATTTAGGTTTGGGATTCCCAACACTTCCAGCACTTGCTACTGATGGGGCCGGAGATATCGGATTAGAGCGTTGAGAGCCTCGGTCTTTTCCAGAATACCCCACAGATGTGATACAATGATCAtgatatttctttaatttctttgaagcCGACGATTGTGACTTTCCCATAAATCTTTTACTCGGAGTTCAGGCTTTTATCTCTATTTGCCTCTTTTCTTTGCTTAGCTCATCGGCTTTATGTGCCCGGTCAACTAACACTACAAAATTCCTTTAATTCCAGAATTCCAATCAATAACTTAATGTCTTCATTTAATCCTTCTTCAAAACGTTTACACATGGCAACTTCAGTCGGAATACACTCTCTAGCACACTTGCTTAATCTGAAAAATTCTCGTTCGTACTCAGATACTGTCATATTTCCCTGTTTAAGCTctaaaaattcttttcttttctaatccAAAAATCTCTGACTAATATACTTCTTTTTGAATTCTGCTTGGAAAAATTCCCATGTAACATTTTCCTTTTGTACAACAGAAACCAAagtattccaccactgataagctgAGTCTTTCAACAGTGATACAACATATTTAAGACACTCAGTCGGTGTACATGATAATTCATCTAAAACTCTAGTGGTATACTCTAACCAGAATTATTCCCTTTCTGGATCATCTTCAGCAGTAGCCCTAAATTCCTTCGCATCatatttacgaattttatcTATCGGTGGCTTACCAGTTCTAACAAATTTTATACCTTATGGAATATCAAGAATCGGTTAAGGGACAAGAGGAGGAGGTTGTTGTACAATAGGATTTATTCTCAAAATTCAGTGAATCATTCGTTCATCATTTGAAAAAAGGCTCATTTTGCCTCCTTACCTTGGCCCTCAGATACGAGCCTTTTACTGCTTGACACAGCTCTTTGCACTGAAGCTTGAGCATTGCTCTCAGCTTCCTCGAATTCAGATCAGTTGGATGACATTACTATataaaaaacatgtttaaaataattaagatttaTCATACTATGACAAagtatataatggcatgtatagctagactcgtacTTGCtatgttagtttgaaaattggctaaaccgtagctctgataccaataaatttaacactcCCAACCCATATCTGTCACCAAAACatggttacagagcattaccagagtttacagattaaaaaaatagtttacacatatcatttactatttataaccgaaatcaatcatattgtcccttaaatgggccatcgaggcccaaaatatgcatttagatcaaatcgggactaaactgggaactaaaagaatttttcgctaaattttaaaagctttcttaggtgcaggggacacacgtcTATGTGGCCAagtgacacgcccgtgtcccagattgtgtgggcattcgatgtgaaacacacggtcgtgtcccatcTCGTGTTCAAATTAAGGTAACTACTTACTTGAGTCACACGgctaagccacacgcccgtgtgctaggccgtgtgagcaatttattttacattaattaggtgtaggggtcacatggccaagttacacgcccgtgtgctaggccgtgtgtcacacacggttgagacacaagCCTATGTGTCTAcgcgtgtggacgaaaatatgccattttcaaggccacttttctcacccaaatttgccTTAAACCTACAAAAACACTTGAATACGTTCACCAACCAATTCAAGACATTAAAACCAAGCCCAAAACCAATCTTATTCATGAGATATCATCACATGTATTTAAGTATTCAAACTTACCTATTTGTATAATCATATAagtttatcaaaattcaatctATCATACCAAgcacatatatattaaacatgaTATGACCTCCTACATTTACATCAAACATACCATCACTAGCCATTCCAAGGGCTAGTTACAACACACCATATACATGCCATCATTGGCCAATTTAACCTATATATGCCATTATACTAAAATAAGTTTgctatttataccaaaacaagCTGAAGGATAGTTGATGTTGCTCCAACAACGTCCAACCTTCACGAGCTTCcaagtactataaaacagagaaaaGAAAACCGAGTAAACATTTACTgattagtaagttcgtataacaggaatttaacttaccaatcatgttcatttaaaataagcttACATAGCACACCCAAATCAATGTAATCAATAACCTAAATACACATAATCAGCAACAAGCATGTTAGTtatgtaattcatataaataccAAGAAATATtaatgagctcatcaatattccattcccatatacatatatttgttaCTTCAAATTTCCAAtgaacatatacatatcatatcttTGTATATCAAGTATTTCTCACAATCATtcatctataattcatattatcttATACCTGAAATTTTACCcgttgaattatttaaaatatcgatgaaTACTTAGGCAATACACACAAAGTGTACAATACAATAAATCTGTCAACTCATACCCAGTAGCGCTTATAAAAGCACATAAATGGAAAGCTTATCTGGGCTaaaacaggaagctcataagagcaaTATTCAGGAAGCTCGTGTGAGCCTATAACTGTAGCTCCTAAGAGCTATTAATCGGGGAGCTCCAGATAGCCATTTATcgagaagttcaagcgagccatatcgggaagctccggagagccattaatcaggaagcttaCAAATAGCCTTTAATTGGAAAGCTCCAGAGAGCCATttatcaggaagctcacaaagagcctttaattaGGAAGCTTAAAAGAGCTAAGGTGTGCCCATTacacatgtaggatcacaacctatcgggatgctccgaagagctataacaggaagctcacaagAACCATTTAACAgaaagctcatgagagctaataatgGGATGCTCTtttgagctatggtgtgtccgcaacatatgcaagaccacaaccaatatgGGATCCCTGTATCCAATCGATTTTCATGTATTCAAACgggatttaatatttatcggGCATTATCagattttatgattaattttataaacataccaatttcACAATTCAGCATTCATAAAtacaacatttaattcaaatatgtaATATACAAAATCTAGtcacatgaacttacctcgacacttgctCGTGTAcgaaaatctactaatccgatactttttgttttcctcgGTCCAATTTCGTActaggtctatccggatctatatgagtaaatttaacatcaatttaatacatttcatattcaattcaattcaatttacatcctaggtaaaattaccatttttccctatatttttaattaattctaattttgtcCCTAGACTTGGAAGATGAAATTCATTACATTTAATCTTCATTCCAAGTCTAGAAATTTCATACATAATAATAGAAATCCCatgaatttcataaaattcataattttccatgaattcaacatttttttgaatttagtcctttttaacaaattagacgtgtaatcgataaaatttttgaaagaaatttttataatacattCCTATCATACCAtagactataaaataatattaaaattaattttcttctGACCTTAAATTTGTGGttttgaaaccactgtttcgattttaTTGAAAACCGGCTGTTACAACAATCAAATCGCCGTTAGAATATAAAATACTTGAATGTAAATCAAGTTAAATTTGTTCaatcaagattaaattgacgaaacgtataaatattaaaagttacatttattattataccaataaaagTTATGTACAATTGTCGAAAAATAATTGACCCTGTTTGGCAATTGACTGATAAATGGTTACAGTGgatgatttgattaaattgatatgtgtaaaatgataaataaggATACAACACAAATAAGGAtatgtaattttgttaattttgcatttggtaacacctttttttttcaagtggCCGAAAATCTAGTTGAAACAACGAGAATTTGTTGAACATTAAcaagaaaagccaaaaatagttgctaatttaatattttaaccctcttgattaaaacattacaacaaatttctttaatttgaaTTCCAAGAAAAATTCTACGTAAAGCATTAAACCTTACACTATTCTTTCGCTTATCATCCAATTCCTTCCCTTCATTAATACCGAATCTTAGCGACACTAATGTAGTAGCTATGGTGAATCATTGCCTCCGCCATATGTTCTCTACGAGAATGCAACATATGAATTTTGCTTCGCTTTTACCTCCTAAGGTGAATTCCACCAGTATATGGGAAAATGCGATCGACCGCCCATGATTTTCGATTACTCGCTGCCGCTTTTTGAGTGCAGTCGTCATGATATTCTTGGTCAATCATCTAGTTTATACCATCTTGAGGTCTATTGGTATCACCTTATTTGCCTCACAAATGTTTGTATGTTAATCCATCACCTACTCTCTCTTTCTATATTTCTTAGCCTATTATGCTTCATGAAATGTATGTCAACTAAGTGAaaccttgttttcttttttactagTCCGGCTTTATTATGGTCCCTATATTCAAACAAGAACAAATGGAGAGAATATTCCAGCATCAGGAGTTAGGTATACAAATCATGGACACTGTATCGTTGTTCGGTTTCACATTATTTTTCTTCCTAACAGAGTGAAAATGGACATCAAGTCGGCATTCAGACAACAAAGAGATCCCTAGGGATCAGCATCGTATCCCTTTATCTCCCATCTTGGTCGGTGGAGCTGTTCAAGTAACCTCGACAACCTAATGAACCCGAACACATAAGAACCGAACGCCTAGTCGAACACCGATCAAGCGCTAACATCGCTTCCGGTCATCGCTGCCTACTAGCCGAGCTCAAGATCTTAAATACCGAACTCTGACGACTTGCCCTATCATCTATCATGTGAGGTGACTTGAGCACCTTGTTTTAGTCCACATAATTACGTTTCACGACATATTTCCTCATCCCCATTCTCGGTTTTAGTACGAGGAGTGATCATGTGTTGTTTCATAGCACTCATTTTCTTTGTGTTTCGTCCATTGATGTATTGGGTAATTAAAAAAACACCCAATGGGGACCGATCATGAAGTGTACATCACAACCACCATGATGGTTGCTATAGGGTGTCAGATTTACACATTGGACCGATCGATCTCCTTTAATCGGTGCTTTTCTCTTCGGCCTAGCTGTCCCTGACGGTCCGCCGCTAGGGTCGGCATTGATAGACAAGTTTGAATGCTTTACCAATGGCCTCTTTCTTTCAGTCTACGTGACATCGTCGACAATGAGGGTTAGATTACAGAATTGGTTGTCGGATCCGTCCCACGTcaaattttctatcatttttgcTATCGCGACATTCTTTGCCAAACTAATACCATGTTGCATAGGttcatttttaaactttatgcCTTTTAGGGACGCCTTGGCTTTTGGTCTCATTATGAGTAGCAAAGGCATTGTCCAGTTGTCCCATATTTGTACTTTCAGGGACAATAaggtaaaatctaaattaaattcttttttttactatttgatatttaaattattatttttcgtCTTAGTTTacctttaaaataatcaatttaccAGTAAGAACTTCACATGTGGCATATTCTTATTGGacatagataattttttttttgtaaagtggGGTAAAagaagttttaaaaatcaaattaagaaaACGAGAATAGTTTAAGAGCCAAATCAAGAGTAAAAtcttaaaaggtaaaattttatatacgaTCCCTATACCATGTTTCTTTGGTATAGTTGAtccttataatataatttgatcatttctaatctcttaattttcaaaattacattttagccttaaaacaaacatttttttaaatatgcgaaaaaattattcaactatagaaaatgttaaattatatatgcAAAATCATCTAGTCCAAAAAAAAGCCACATCAAATATTTGGTGGAATAATGGAAAGCTGAGTGTAGGTTTCAAAATACGCATTTCAGAAAAGGGTTAATATGTTATTCGGTACTTGAGTTTGctttcaatgttcaatttggtatttaaaGCTTTTTTATCCCAAATTCGTACATGAGTTTGGTTTCAATgttcattttagtatttaagtTTTTTGATTTGATACTTGAGTTTTTCTTCATCCCAATTAAGTACATGAGTTTTACTTTAATGTTCCATTGGTATCCCAATTAAGtacatatgattttttaataaagcacATATGAAATTCATTGCACCATATGAtgttgtttcaaaatttaaaccctTGTGAAAGgtaaataatttagaaataatcaaattatagtaGAGACTTGAACTTGTCAAACAAACACCCTATGAGGACCTTTTATACAATTTGACCAAtcaaaaacttaattagaatctCCCAAATCTTTTTGATTGTTTTGGAAATCTCTAATTATCTTTTTCATTTGCAGATTATATCACAAAATGTTTTTACCGCCATGATCTTTTGCATTTTGGCAAATGTAACTATAGTCCCACTCCTGGTGAGGTTCCTTTATGACCCGAATTCAAGAAAATATAGATCATATGAGACACGAAACTTAATGCACTTAAAACCCGATGCTGAGTTACGGGTTCTAGCATGTGTACACACACCCGATAATGTCCCAGCTATGATCTATTTACTTGATCTCAGTTGCCCGACAAAAGAGAGTCCCAATCTTGTTTATGTCCTTCACTTGATCGAGCTAAGGGGTCGAAATTCACCAGTGTTTATAGCTCACCACAATCAAGAAACTAGCACCGCTCCTAGTAGTTTCTTCGAGAACATCATTCCATTCTATGAGTACGAGGGGAACAATTGGGATTTGGTCACGGTTAACGCTTTCACAACAATTACACCACTGAAGCTCATGCATGATGATATTTGCACAATGGCTCTCGACAAGAAAACGTCTTTTATAATTCTTCCGTTCCATAGAAAATGGTCGATTGATGGAtcacttgaagaagaaaataatgtgGTAAAAAACTTGAATTGCAACATCTTGGACCAAGCACCGTGTTCAATCGGGATCCTAATCGACCGTGGGAGGATACAGAAATCGATGAAGCCGTCATCACCATCTTTCTCAATTGGGATGCTTTTCTTGGGCGGAAATGACGATAGAGAGGCTTTAGTACTGGCGAAAAGGATGGCTCGAGACCCTCGGGTGAAGCTAACCGTGATCCATCTTACTGCGTATCAAGATTGCAAGAACGTTGTATACTGGGACACAGTGTTGGATATCGAGATGTTGAAAGATGTTAAGCAAAATAATGGAGTACTGGGTAATGGTTGTGACATAAAGTACGTAGAAGAAGTGTCAAATTCCGGAGCGCAAACTATAAAGCTCATTAGGTCAATCGCCAACGGTTATGATTTAATGATCGTCGGTAGACGCTACGGGGTGGAGTCGATACTATTGACGGGCTTATCAGAATGGAGTGAATTCCCTGATCTAGGGGTTGTCGGAGACCTTTTTGCATCCATGGATTTAGATAGTAGGGTATCTGTATTAGTTGTGCAAcaacaaaaatgtataaatgtAAATTGACATTGATTACTTGGTTGGTATTAACATTGTTGCTAATACAAGTCATATGCTAATATCGTTAAAGTCATGACGATTTCATCGTATTAAGATGCAtgttaaactttttttaattaagtttattttcttccaaataATTAGATAATGCGATCTCTTAATTTAGTTTCACTTTGAATTCATTATTTAacccaattaaataaatatccaAAG
The Gossypium raimondii isolate GPD5lz chromosome 8, ASM2569854v1, whole genome shotgun sequence DNA segment above includes these coding regions:
- the LOC105789995 gene encoding LOW QUALITY PROTEIN: cation/H(+) antiporter 4 (The sequence of the model RefSeq protein was modified relative to this genomic sequence to represent the inferred CDS: inserted 7 bases in 4 codons; substituted 2 bases at 2 genomic stop codons), with product MGKCDRPPMIFDYSLPLFECSRHDILGQSSSLYHLESENGHQVGIQTTKRSLGISISNTDQALTSLPVIXCLLAELKILNTELXRLALSSIMXEVTXAPCFSPHNYVSRHISSSPFSVLVRGVIMCCFIALIFFVFRPLMYWVIKKTPNGXTDHEVYITTTMMVAIGCQIXTHWTDRSPLIGAFLFGLAVPDGPPLGSALIDKFECFTNGLFLSVYVTSSTMRVRLQNWLSDPSHVKFSIIFAIATFFAKLIPCCIGSFLNFMPFRDALAFGLIMSSKGIVQLSHICTFRDNKIISQNVFTAMIFCILANVTIVPLLVRFLYDPNSRKYRSYETRNLMHLKPDAELRVLACVHTPDNVPAMIYLLDLSCPTKESPNLVYVLHLIELRGRNSPVFIAHHNQETSTAPSSFFENIIPFYEYEGNNWDLVTVNAFTTITPLKLMHDDICTMALDKKTSFIILPFHRKWSIDGSLEEENNVVKNLNCNILDQAPCSIGILIDRGRIQKSMKPSSPSFSIGMLFLGGNDDREALVLAKRMARDPRVKLTVIHLTAYQDCKNVVYWDTVLDIEMLKDVKQNNGVLGNGCDIKYVEEVSNSGAQTIKLIRSIANGYDLMIVGRRYGVESILLTGLSEWSEFPDLGVVGDLFASMDLDSRVSVLVVQQQKCINVREPHFRLKDYHCFSALVTLHEPQSYREANANPSWQQALKKSHTWALVNPPLGKILIGYKWVYKIKTYSNGFVERYKARLVVKGYTQEYGIDYKETFAPMARLTSVHSLLAIFAVKPRNCIRWMSVMPFSMTPRTWFVKFSTIVFVFGFVSSPHDSELFARYSVQESSLKHYNRKLIEPCNGKLIRAIQQETHKEPITGSSEEQLMGSSEEHLTSSSEEYLTRSTG